A genomic region of Metopolophium dirhodum isolate CAU chromosome 1, ASM1992520v1, whole genome shotgun sequence contains the following coding sequences:
- the LOC132933851 gene encoding E3 ubiquitin-protein ligase MARCHF2-like, translating to MTEAVVHNLILDTLDIINQDKLPSAAQENKITQDMSVSTSSEFNDSDIPMASSVCRICLQSDFDETNKCISPCFCRGSMSKVHRTCLEKWLLQASSSVCEICTFEYKTRRVTKYSLLGSIKAWFFSSETKEEVREFFYDGCVLLIMLPFIAIFSYAGFSLTEHIFNTDGQVIKREYTI from the exons TAG ATACTCTCGATATAATAAATCAAGATAAACTACCTAGTGCAGctcaggaaaataaaataacacaagaTATGTCGGTATCAACATCATCTGAATTCAACGACTCTGATATTCCAA TGGCATCCAGTGTTTGTAGAATATGTTTACAGTCCGATTTTGACGAAACAAATAAATGCATTTCTCCTTGCTTTTGTCGTGGAAGTATGTCCAAGGTACATAGAACATGTTTGGAAAAATGGCTCCTACAAGCCAGTTCTAGTGTTTGTGAAATTTGtacatttgaatataaaacCAGGCGGGTCACAAA atattcATTACTGGGATCAATTAAAGCATGGTTTTTTAGTAGTGAAACCAAAGAAGAAGTAAGAGAATTCTTCTATGATGGATGTGTGTTGCTTATTATGTTACCGTTTATAGCCATATTTTCATATGCTGGATTTTCTCTAACTGAGCATATTTTCAACACAGATGGACAGGTAATAAAAAgagaatatacaatttaa